CCCACTGCTTGGTTGTATCACTGAAAACCCCAGCGTTGCCGAATTTTTCGGCCTCGGTCTGATAGCTCGTTGCTTGCACAAACTCTCGAAATTGCCCAACTGTTACCTCGTGCTGGTCCATGAGGAAGGGTTTGACTAGCACCCAAAACGTAGGCTTTTCCTGCTCTAAGCCCGTATCGGAACCAATCTGTGTGTAGCCGCCAGGCACGTATACCATGCCCGCCGGCAGTGTAGCCGGGGCCGGCCAACCAGCGCCGGTTTTTGCGTGGGTTCCGCTGTAAAAATGGTAATGGTAGGCGAGTAAGTGAATTGCTCGGGCTCATCTGCTTGGCAGGCAGCAAAAGCTAATGCCAAAACGCTCAACAGCAGTCTACAGCCAGCAGCGCGCTTTGGTACAAGCGAGAAGCAGGTGTCAAGATCAGTTGAATTTCGTTTCGTCATGAGGCAGTTAGCTCAAATAAGAGTGTAAAGCTTGTTTTGACTCCAGCGAAGTTGCCAGCAAGGTCTTAAAGTTACTGCGGCTTGGTTGGCCCAGGAAACACTTGGTACTGTTCAGCCAGCTTATGCCAGCGCTGGCTCATGGTAGTTACCCGTTCGGGATACTGTGCGGCTAGATTGGTGGTTTCCGAGCGGTTAACTTTCAAATCGTACAGTTCCCAAGGGCTGTTTTCGCTCAGGCGCACAATTTTCCAGTCTTGCTGCCGCAGCGCGGCCGCTCCAAAATGCTCCCAGAACAGTTCCGGATGCAGTCGTTGGGTTAGGGCCTTGGCAGAAGTCAGTAAGGGGACAAAGCTTTTGCCGGGACTAGGCGTAATCTGGCGGCCCTGGAAGGTGGTGGGGTAGGGGGCCTTGGCTAAATCCAGACAGGTACGCATCATGTCAATTACGTGTACCGGTTCGCGCACCAAGCGGCCGGGTTGCTGCACGCCCCCAGGCCAATGCACTAACAGCGGCGTGGCAATGCCGCCTTCGTGCTGCTTAGCTTTGTAATAACGAAATGGCGTGTTGAGAGCGTGAGCCCAGATTTCACCAATTCCTGCATGCACCAGCTCGCCGCCGGGCAACACCTGTTTCTGCTTCGGAAATACCACCGCGCGGTTGTCGCGGGTGCTGCCGGCCCGGTCGAAGCCCGGCCCAAACTCGGTTGGATCTTCCGAGCTGGCTCCGTTATCGGACAGAAACAGGATGACGGTGTTGTCGTACTGCTTGGTGCGCTTGAGTTCGGCAATCAACTGCCCGATGCTCTGATCCATACGGTCGACCATGGCCGCGTGCACGGCCATGGCCCGCGCGTCCCACTCGCGGGTTGGGTTCAAAGCCCAATCTTGCTTGGGAAACATGAACTCCGGCAGCGGCGTGGTAGCCGGGTCGAACAGCTTTAAGTCGACTAGCCGCTTGTAGCGCTTCTGCCGCAGCACCTGCCACCCTTCCTTGTAGACGTTTTCGTACTTCTTGATGTCTTCGGGCAAGGCCTGCACCGGCCAGTGCGGCGCAGTGTACGCTACATACAGAAAGAAGGGATTGTCCTTTTTAGTGAACTGCTTCACAAACGCAGTGGCGGAGTCGCCGATGGCATTGGTGTAGTAGAAGTCTTTGGGCACCTTCTGCACTGGCGTGGATCCAGATACCAAACTGAACGGATCGAAGTAATCAACCACGCCCCAAATGGTACCGTAATACTTCTCGAAACCACGCCCAGTTGGATACGTGTTGCGAGCGGCAAAATCGCCGTATTCGGCTTGGTGGCTTAGCCATTTCAATTGCTCGGCAGCGTCTTTGCGTGGCACCGTTTCAGAGATGTGCCATTTGCCTACCATTCCGGTTTGGTAGCCGGTTGCGCGCAAAGCCTCTGCAATGGTTACGGTATGCTCGTTGAGGGTGCCCACGTAGCCTGGAGCACCTTCATTGAACGTCATTTTGCCGATGCCCGCTTGGTGTGGGTACAATCCCGTGAGCATGGAAGCGCGCGTAGGGCAGCACCGTCCCGCATTGTAGCAGGCAGTGAAGCGCAGTCCCTCACTAGCTAACTTGTCTAGGTTTGGCGTACTGATTTCGCCGCCGTAGCAGCCCAAATCCGAGTAGCCCAAGTCATCGGCCATTATCACCAGAATGTTGGGGCGCTTTACTCCGGCC
This genomic window from Hymenobacter volaticus contains:
- a CDS encoding arylsulfatase; its protein translation is MRLRTTRQLAYGVVAALVSLVGLAGVSALTFSPSAGVKRPNILVIMADDLGYSDLGCYGGEISTPNLDKLASEGLRFTACYNAGRCCPTRASMLTGLYPHQAGIGKMTFNEGAPGYVGTLNEHTVTIAEALRATGYQTGMVGKWHISETVPRKDAAEQLKWLSHQAEYGDFAARNTYPTGRGFEKYYGTIWGVVDYFDPFSLVSGSTPVQKVPKDFYYTNAIGDSATAFVKQFTKKDNPFFLYVAYTAPHWPVQALPEDIKKYENVYKEGWQVLRQKRYKRLVDLKLFDPATTPLPEFMFPKQDWALNPTREWDARAMAVHAAMVDRMDQSIGQLIAELKRTKQYDNTVILFLSDNGASSEDPTEFGPGFDRAGSTRDNRAVVFPKQKQVLPGGELVHAGIGEIWAHALNTPFRYYKAKQHEGGIATPLLVHWPGGVQQPGRLVREPVHVIDMMRTCLDLAKAPYPTTFQGRQITPSPGKSFVPLLTSAKALTQRLHPELFWEHFGAAALRQQDWKIVRLSENSPWELYDLKVNRSETTNLAAQYPERVTTMSQRWHKLAEQYQVFPGPTKPQ